In Candidatus Thermoplasmatota archaeon, the following are encoded in one genomic region:
- a CDS encoding S8 family serine peptidase: MHAKRAITIVLLLSTGLVPPVPAAASAGAEPPAHGAVSETGRLVVGLSGPHGLGVGDRYLGLSVETVDERLHFLVVSPLDPRAFRAQAQADPRVRYVEPERRIPLLDAWPDDPRFGAQYAPMNVGAPAAWALFPGDGSSAVCVVDTGLRATHEEFAGRFLGGYNYVGYNTDVSDGMGHGTHVAGIAAATVGNGLGIAGMGNVGLYAVKAGSDRYILTTAAASGIAWCANAPVERTVINLSFGCQSCDDRAISDAIEYAVQTKGRIVVAGAGNDGCQDCVLHPARHPDAIAVGCTTRARGLCPFSARGPQVEVSAPGFSVLSTLHVSDLAYGRMSGTSMSAPHVAGALALAWGHLPHLTGPQLRARLAATAHDLGAPGRDDGFGHGELDVGCLLSGAQPCPRPPEAACGWAPNDCFADARLVDGVPFSDRRGTAGAGAEPGEPRACAKGGGPVGSTVWYALAVDEDVDLVADTTGSDFDTVLAVYRGSALSDLALLACNDDAPGALSSRAWFPARAGERYYVQASGVGEDFGDLAFRVRPIAPPAPCPEASVPADCFAAATELRGVPATHRRDTRGATLEPEEPRPCGGMGATVWYRWTAESDGFVEIDTRESGFDTVLAVYAGRWGALEPLACNDDAAPGVLQSRVRLDVQAGNAYFVQAGGSLGRQGDLAIRFGGCPGVRGDCFAQAEAVTSTPYVDVRDTGGATNEPGEPAGCASSIGASLWYRWEPARSGRAAATTLGSSYDTMLAAYRGDDLAALSLVACNNDLAPKIAQSRLDFPVEAGTTYFVQVAGPHGASGRLVLTLAVA; the protein is encoded by the coding sequence CCTGCTCTCGACAGGCTTGGTTCCGCCGGTGCCCGCCGCAGCGTCGGCGGGCGCCGAGCCTCCTGCGCACGGGGCCGTCTCGGAGACGGGCCGTCTTGTCGTCGGTCTTTCCGGTCCGCACGGCTTGGGGGTGGGCGACCGCTACCTGGGGCTATCCGTGGAGACCGTCGACGAGCGCCTCCATTTCCTCGTCGTGTCGCCCCTGGACCCCCGCGCGTTCCGCGCGCAGGCGCAAGCCGACCCGCGCGTCCGGTACGTGGAGCCCGAGCGCCGGATCCCGCTGCTGGACGCGTGGCCGGACGATCCCCGGTTCGGCGCGCAGTACGCTCCCATGAACGTGGGCGCGCCGGCGGCCTGGGCCCTGTTCCCCGGCGACGGCTCGTCGGCCGTGTGCGTCGTGGACACGGGCCTTCGCGCCACGCACGAGGAGTTCGCGGGCCGCTTCCTGGGCGGATACAACTACGTGGGCTACAACACGGACGTCTCCGATGGCATGGGCCATGGAACGCACGTCGCCGGCATCGCCGCGGCGACCGTGGGCAACGGGCTTGGGATCGCGGGCATGGGCAACGTCGGCCTCTACGCGGTCAAGGCCGGCAGTGACCGGTACATCCTCACCACGGCCGCCGCAAGCGGCATCGCATGGTGCGCCAACGCGCCCGTCGAGCGGACCGTGATCAACCTGAGCTTTGGCTGCCAGTCGTGCGACGACCGCGCGATCTCGGACGCGATCGAGTACGCCGTGCAGACGAAGGGCCGCATCGTGGTGGCCGGGGCGGGCAACGACGGCTGCCAAGACTGCGTGCTGCACCCCGCGCGCCACCCCGATGCGATCGCGGTCGGATGCACCACGCGCGCGCGAGGCCTCTGCCCGTTCTCCGCCCGCGGCCCGCAGGTCGAGGTGTCCGCGCCGGGCTTCTCCGTCCTGAGCACGCTGCATGTGAGCGATCTCGCCTACGGGCGCATGAGCGGAACGAGCATGAGCGCGCCCCACGTGGCCGGCGCCCTTGCGCTTGCGTGGGGGCACCTTCCGCACCTCACGGGACCGCAGCTTCGCGCGCGCCTTGCCGCCACCGCGCACGACCTTGGAGCGCCGGGACGCGACGACGGATTCGGGCACGGCGAGCTCGACGTGGGCTGCCTCCTTTCCGGAGCGCAGCCGTGCCCCCGGCCGCCCGAAGCGGCGTGCGGCTGGGCACCCAACGATTGCTTCGCCGACGCCCGCCTGGTGGACGGCGTGCCGTTCTCCGATCGGCGCGGCACGGCGGGCGCCGGCGCAGAGCCGGGGGAGCCGCGCGCGTGCGCAAAGGGCGGCGGGCCCGTTGGCTCGACCGTCTGGTACGCGCTTGCGGTCGACGAGGACGTCGACCTCGTGGCGGACACGACCGGCTCCGACTTCGACACGGTCCTCGCCGTGTATCGCGGCAGCGCCTTGTCGGATCTTGCGCTTCTGGCCTGCAACGACGACGCTCCCGGCGCGCTTTCCTCCCGCGCGTGGTTCCCGGCGCGCGCGGGCGAACGATACTACGTCCAGGCGTCGGGGGTGGGCGAGGACTTTGGCGATCTTGCCTTCCGGGTTCGACCGATCGCGCCGCCGGCGCCTTGCCCGGAGGCGAGCGTCCCGGCGGACTGCTTTGCGGCCGCGACCGAGCTTCGCGGCGTGCCCGCGACCCACCGGCGGGACACGCGCGGGGCGACGCTTGAACCCGAGGAGCCGCGACCCTGCGGCGGCATGGGCGCGACCGTCTGGTACCGGTGGACCGCCGAATCCGACGGCTTCGTGGAGATCGACACGCGCGAGTCGGGATTCGATACGGTCCTTGCCGTGTACGCCGGGCGATGGGGCGCGCTTGAGCCCTTGGCCTGCAACGACGATGCCGCCCCCGGCGTCTTGCAGTCTCGCGTGCGGCTCGACGTGCAAGCGGGCAACGCGTACTTCGTCCAAGCGGGCGGGTCCCTGGGCCGCCAGGGCGATCTTGCGATCCGTTTCGGAGGCTGCCCGGGCGTTCGGGGCGACTGCTTTGCCCAGGCGGAGGCGGTGACGTCAACGCCGTACGTCGACGTGCGCGACACGGGAGGCGCGACGAACGAACCCGGCGAGCCCGCCGGCTGCGCGAGCTCGATCGGAGCGAGCCTCTGGTACCGATGGGAACCCGCTCGCAGCGGGCGCGCCGCGGCAACCACGCTTGGATCCTCGTACGACACGATGCTTGCGGCCTACCGCGGCGACGACCTCGCGGCCCTTTCGCTTGTCGCCTGCAACAACGACCTTGCCCCGAAGATCGCGCAGTCGAGGCTCGACTTCCCCGTGGAGGCGGGGACAACCTATTTCGTGCAGGTCGCCGGCCCCCATGGCGCAAGCGGCCGCCTCGTGCTCACGCTTGCCGTCGCATGA